A single Aulosira sp. FACHB-615 DNA region contains:
- a CDS encoding chemotaxis protein CheC, with amino-acid sequence MNVTADQLDALQELINIGVGRAASLLNEMVDSHIHLEIPFVKILTATAAYQELNSRFNDTSLASVKLNFTGSFYGTAGLIFPTESASALVSVLTGEEPGSDDLDAVKIGTLTEVGNIVINGVMGSISNVLKQHMNYALPVYLEDKIDNLLLPANASEATKILLAQARFTIAQLELIGDIILIFEVGTFDALIHVIDEEISLLADNSY; translated from the coding sequence ATGAATGTGACAGCAGATCAACTAGATGCTTTACAAGAATTAATCAATATTGGAGTTGGTCGAGCCGCCAGTTTACTCAATGAAATGGTGGATTCCCACATTCACTTAGAAATTCCTTTTGTAAAAATTTTAACAGCAACGGCAGCTTACCAAGAATTAAATAGCCGATTTAATGATACGAGTTTAGCATCAGTTAAACTAAACTTTACAGGCTCATTTTACGGCACTGCTGGATTAATTTTTCCTACAGAAAGTGCCTCAGCATTAGTGTCAGTTTTGACTGGTGAAGAGCCTGGATCAGATGATTTAGATGCAGTAAAAATTGGCACACTTACTGAGGTTGGTAATATTGTGATTAATGGTGTGATGGGTTCCATTAGTAATGTGTTAAAGCAACACATGAATTACGCTTTGCCTGTATATTTAGAGGATAAGATTGATAATTTATTATTACCTGCTAATGCTAGTGAGGCAACTAAAATTCTACTAGCGCAAGCCCGGTTTACAATTGCACAATTAGAACTGATTGGTGATATTATTTTAATTTTTGAAGTGGGAACATTTGATGCGTTAATCCATGTGATTGACGAAGAAATATCACTATTGGCGGACAATTCCTATTAG
- a CDS encoding response regulator — translation MSLVLIIDDAAFSRRMIRKFLQVDGYEILEASNGREGLEIVHQSQPNCVLADLLMPEMNGFEFLQALQDEGLNIPTIIISADIQESARNQSYSLGAVNFINKPPKEQELRAAVQQAIKTKE, via the coding sequence ATGAGCTTAGTGTTAATTATTGATGATGCGGCTTTTTCTCGCAGAATGATTCGGAAGTTTCTGCAAGTAGATGGATATGAAATATTAGAAGCCAGTAATGGACGTGAAGGATTAGAAATAGTTCATCAATCTCAGCCTAATTGTGTGTTGGCTGATTTACTAATGCCAGAAATGAACGGGTTTGAATTTCTCCAGGCTTTACAAGATGAAGGCTTAAACATTCCCACAATTATCATTTCCGCAGATATTCAAGAAAGCGCCCGCAATCAAAGTTACAGCTTAGGAGCAGTTAATTTTATTAATAAACCACCCAAAGAACAAGAATTACGCGCAGCAGTACAGCAAGCTATTAAAACCAAGGAATAA
- the rplY gene encoding 50S ribosomal protein L25, whose product MTVTVESQKRPEGSKPNALRRSGLIPANLYGHNGSESISLVVDAKEVERLLKKAAVNKTEIELNIPELQWTGKTVLKEVQVHPAKGTPYHLSFYAGAKR is encoded by the coding sequence ATGACTGTGACAGTTGAATCTCAAAAACGCCCAGAAGGCAGTAAGCCAAATGCTTTACGTCGTTCTGGTTTAATCCCCGCCAACTTATACGGACATAACGGTTCTGAATCTATTTCTTTGGTAGTTGATGCCAAAGAAGTTGAACGCCTGCTCAAAAAAGCAGCTGTGAACAAAACCGAAATTGAACTCAACATTCCTGAACTGCAATGGACTGGTAAAACAGTTTTAAAAGAAGTTCAAGTCCACCCAGCTAAGGGTACACCTTATCACTTGAGTTTCTATGCTGGTGCAAAACGCTAG
- a CDS encoding sigma-70 family RNA polymerase sigma factor, translating into MQPRQSIIEIFSTFVQFEGDRFSRWATESRLRRSIQSCLQQIPKENSEYFWVLYWYKFWQDSAAAALARQHLTAYLQEPCYWISQKTSAAFTSSQFKLADCFQIAIAQVELVLKNFNPSQSSTLKNYASLIFSTAIRETLRQRQEVDICSDWGLLRKTSQKRLVESLQNAGLSPETIHAYILAWNGFKTLYVPSKAGNSRQLSRPDDATWEAIAKFYNSQTSQPANSPTLEKWLLSAAKAVRKYLYPTPDSLNVSLGGDDGFELLDNLPGTQESLINEIIAQEEAQAKSQQQSEINQVLSTAIAQLEAQIQEILQLYYAKQLNQDAIAKQLDIKQYTVSRRLTKAKEVLLRSLANWCQDSLHISLTSDLLKSMSAVMEEWLQNYYSPSSS; encoded by the coding sequence ATGCAACCTCGACAAAGCATTATTGAAATTTTTTCAACTTTTGTGCAGTTTGAAGGCGATCGCTTCAGTCGGTGGGCGACGGAATCACGCTTGCGTCGCAGCATCCAAAGTTGTCTTCAGCAAATACCAAAAGAAAATTCGGAATATTTTTGGGTGCTGTATTGGTATAAGTTTTGGCAAGATTCAGCCGCCGCCGCTTTAGCGAGACAACATCTTACAGCTTATTTACAAGAACCTTGTTATTGGATATCGCAAAAAACCAGTGCAGCTTTCACCAGTAGCCAGTTTAAATTGGCTGATTGTTTCCAAATTGCGATCGCTCAAGTTGAACTTGTCTTAAAAAATTTTAATCCTTCCCAAAGCAGCACCTTAAAAAACTACGCCAGTCTGATTTTTAGTACTGCTATCCGCGAAACTTTGCGTCAGCGTCAAGAAGTTGATATCTGTAGCGATTGGGGTTTGTTACGCAAAACCAGTCAAAAGCGGTTGGTAGAATCTTTGCAAAATGCTGGTTTATCTCCTGAGACAATTCACGCCTATATTTTGGCTTGGAATGGGTTTAAAACTTTGTATGTTCCCAGCAAAGCAGGTAATTCTCGCCAATTATCTCGCCCAGATGATGCCACTTGGGAAGCGATCGCCAAATTCTACAATTCCCAAACCAGCCAACCTGCTAATTCTCCAACTCTGGAAAAATGGTTACTCAGTGCGGCAAAAGCTGTCCGTAAATATCTTTATCCCACCCCCGATTCTCTGAATGTTTCTCTAGGTGGTGATGATGGATTTGAGTTATTGGATAATTTACCAGGGACGCAAGAATCGTTAATTAACGAAATTATCGCCCAAGAAGAAGCCCAAGCTAAAAGTCAACAGCAAAGTGAGATTAACCAAGTATTATCAACTGCGATCGCTCAATTAGAAGCCCAAATTCAGGAAATATTGCAACTATACTACGCAAAGCAACTCAATCAAGATGCGATCGCCAAACAATTAGATATCAAGCAGTATACTGTTTCCCGGCGACTGACGAAAGCTAAGGAGGTTTTGTTGCGGTCTTTAGCTAATTGGTGCCAAGATAGCCTGCATATTTCTCTGACATCAGACTTACTTAAAAGTATGAGTGCTGTGATGGAAGAATGGCTACAAAATTACTACAGTCCATCTTCTAGCTAA
- a CDS encoding adenosine deaminase, whose protein sequence is MALHAELHRHLGGSVVPRVLWRYFERHSTELISRFPNYGEFEDFYTRPRNTLDEYLELHTLVESVQTVETLPYFIYRLVRGAYIFENLAYLELRYTPYLRTPEHLSQSQRIDKMAEIVDVVGKASHIQECPIVTSQILCMHSRLPFEVNKAIIDLAVENRQYVCGIDVAGGDSYYADRLQEWISLYDYARSQGVNTTGHLYETTAGCYPELLPYLKRIGHGIQIPLLSPELLPEIARRGQCLEVCPTTYIKTGTLQDIRQLKLVFDRCFEAGVDIAICTDNAGLHNVRLPFEYENLLTYDIISFAQLQACQEAAFRHAFAWPYTHRPASLLNGLLQPETPKVMAMKD, encoded by the coding sequence ATGGCTTTACATGCTGAATTACACAGACATTTGGGCGGTTCCGTTGTACCGCGCGTTTTATGGCGATATTTTGAGCGACATTCTACAGAATTAATTTCTCGCTTTCCTAACTACGGGGAGTTTGAAGATTTTTATACCAGACCTCGTAACACTTTAGATGAATATTTGGAATTGCATACTTTAGTGGAAAGTGTGCAAACTGTGGAGACTTTGCCTTACTTTATTTATCGCTTGGTGCGGGGTGCTTATATATTTGAAAATTTGGCTTATCTGGAACTGCGCTATACTCCATACCTACGCACACCAGAACATCTGAGTCAATCACAACGAATTGACAAAATGGCAGAAATTGTCGATGTGGTGGGTAAAGCTAGTCATATTCAAGAATGTCCGATTGTGACGAGTCAAATTCTGTGTATGCACTCGCGCTTGCCGTTTGAGGTGAATAAGGCGATTATTGATTTGGCTGTGGAGAACAGACAATATGTGTGTGGAATAGATGTGGCTGGGGGTGATAGCTATTATGCCGATCGCCTGCAAGAATGGATTAGTTTGTATGATTATGCGCGATCGCAAGGTGTGAACACTACCGGACACCTTTACGAAACCACTGCTGGTTGTTACCCAGAACTTTTACCTTATCTCAAACGCATTGGTCACGGTATCCAAATTCCGTTATTGTCTCCAGAGTTACTTCCAGAAATTGCCAGACGCGGACAGTGTTTAGAAGTTTGTCCAACCACATACATTAAAACAGGTACTTTACAGGATATCCGCCAACTCAAATTAGTTTTTGACCGTTGTTTTGAAGCTGGGGTAGATATTGCGATTTGTACAGATAATGCTGGCTTACACAATGTCCGTTTGCCATTTGAATATGAAAATCTCTTGACTTACGACATTATTAGCTTTGCACAGTTACAAGCTTGTCAAGAAGCGGCTTTTCGCCACGCTTTTGCTTGGCCTTATACCCACCGTCCAGCATCACTGTTAAATGGCTTACTACAACCAGAAACTCCCAAGGTAATGGCGATGAAAGATTAA
- a CDS encoding chemotaxis protein CheA: MELTEIDNEDLEAFLLESYESLTQIESDIIELEKASVNRAALDRIYRSLHTLKGNCGFLPFPKLESLAHAGESLISYLREDTKQSLVNSDRNFTATPQIITALLQTVDSIRQLLSQIQTTKQEGDADYSTLICALAKLQENQQVITVLSSSPETEESTITGTESAYIRVSVSLLDQLMNLVGELVLTRNQVIGLSQRYKDSNLTATCQRLNLITSQLQEGVMKTRLQQMSTIWQKFPRVIRDLAIAHGKQVAVEIQGADTEVDKSIIEAIKDPLTHLVRNCIDHGIESPTERHAAGKSPTGKISLKACYENSKVNIEISDDGRGLSPTQLKMRAQKLGLLTSAQAETMSDAAAINLIFLPGFSTAAQITNISGRGVGMDIVKSNIDKINGSIEIESQPGQGTKFQLKIPLTLTIIPALIVNSNGNRYAIPQASLQELVRLEPEQALNQIETFYDVPVYPLRGNLIPLVNLHQILHPSNLDFSLVRNPGGREGWEVWEDGEEIFPPTLPTLPTPLPIREKFGIKPSPLPTPNSPLTLVVIQADNYQFGLVVDAVEDIQDIVVKPLGKQLQAISVFMGATIMGDGRVALIIDAVNLAKQAGLYEKRQLLSSNSDANISTEQEERQLILLFQGPQGALMGIPVAIAFRLEEIPSTAIEKVSNQDVVRTADRILPVIDLQKIFPSQQPTPNKETEKLQLVIVSPQAGLSVGLVVERILDIVEEPLTVKGIPSRPGVLFCAVIQGQITEILDIEAVINMVNPYLLQVSDRG, from the coding sequence ATGGAGTTAACAGAAATTGACAACGAGGATCTAGAAGCATTTCTTTTAGAAAGCTATGAAAGTTTGACTCAAATTGAAAGCGATATTATTGAGCTAGAGAAAGCATCTGTTAATCGAGCAGCGTTAGATAGAATTTATCGCTCACTTCATACACTCAAAGGAAACTGCGGCTTTTTGCCATTTCCTAAGTTAGAATCACTGGCTCATGCGGGAGAAAGTTTAATTTCATATTTGCGTGAAGATACAAAGCAATCATTGGTTAACAGCGATCGCAACTTTACAGCCACACCACAAATTATTACTGCTTTACTCCAAACCGTAGATAGCATCCGTCAGTTGCTATCGCAAATTCAAACAACCAAGCAAGAAGGTGATGCAGATTATTCTACACTTATTTGTGCTTTAGCGAAACTACAAGAAAATCAACAGGTAATTACTGTATTATCATCATCGCCAGAAACCGAAGAAAGCACCATCACTGGAACAGAATCAGCTTATATCCGCGTAAGTGTGAGTTTACTAGATCAACTAATGAACTTAGTCGGGGAACTGGTTTTAACCCGTAACCAAGTCATAGGTTTATCCCAGAGGTATAAAGATAGTAACTTGACAGCAACTTGCCAGCGCCTAAATTTAATTACTAGCCAATTGCAGGAAGGAGTAATGAAAACTCGCCTGCAACAGATGAGTACAATTTGGCAAAAATTCCCCAGAGTAATTCGAGATTTAGCGATCGCGCACGGTAAACAAGTGGCTGTCGAAATTCAAGGAGCCGATACAGAAGTTGATAAAAGCATTATTGAAGCGATTAAAGACCCCTTAACCCATTTAGTCCGCAACTGTATTGATCATGGCATAGAATCACCAACTGAGCGCCATGCTGCTGGTAAATCACCCACAGGTAAGATATCTTTGAAAGCCTGTTATGAAAACAGTAAAGTCAACATTGAAATTAGCGATGATGGGCGTGGTTTATCGCCAACACAACTCAAAATGCGGGCGCAGAAACTAGGTTTACTTACCTCTGCACAAGCTGAGACAATGAGCGATGCAGCAGCCATTAATTTAATTTTCTTACCTGGCTTTTCCACCGCCGCCCAAATAACAAACATTTCTGGGCGCGGCGTGGGGATGGATATTGTCAAAAGTAATATTGATAAAATTAACGGCAGTATTGAAATTGAAAGTCAGCCAGGACAAGGAACTAAATTTCAACTTAAAATTCCCCTGACATTAACAATTATTCCCGCATTAATTGTCAATAGTAACGGCAATCGCTACGCCATCCCCCAAGCCAGCCTGCAAGAACTAGTGCGCCTAGAACCAGAGCAAGCACTCAACCAAATTGAAACATTTTACGACGTACCCGTATACCCCCTGCGAGGAAATCTCATCCCCTTAGTTAATCTCCATCAAATCCTACACCCATCAAACCTGGATTTCTCTCTTGTGAGAAATCCAGGGGGGAGGGAGGGGTGGGAGGTGTGGGAGGATGGTGAAGAAATCTTTCCCCCCACACTCCCCACACTCCCCACACCCCTACCCATACGTGAGAAATTCGGGATCAAACCCTCCCCACTCCCCACTCCCAACTCCCCACTCACCCTAGTAGTTATCCAAGCCGACAACTACCAATTTGGACTAGTTGTAGATGCAGTGGAAGACATTCAAGATATTGTAGTTAAACCTTTAGGTAAACAGTTGCAAGCTATATCTGTGTTTATGGGTGCAACAATTATGGGCGATGGCAGAGTCGCATTAATTATTGATGCGGTAAATTTGGCAAAACAGGCTGGACTTTATGAAAAACGGCAGCTATTGTCCAGTAATTCTGATGCAAACATCTCCACAGAACAAGAGGAACGCCAATTAATTTTACTATTTCAAGGGCCGCAAGGCGCATTGATGGGTATTCCCGTGGCGATCGCTTTCCGGTTAGAAGAAATTCCCTCTACTGCCATTGAAAAAGTCAGTAATCAAGATGTAGTGCGGACTGCTGACAGAATTTTACCTGTAATTGACCTGCAAAAAATCTTTCCGAGTCAGCAGCCAACCCCGAATAAAGAAACCGAAAAACTGCAATTAGTGATTGTTTCTCCCCAAGCCGGATTAAGTGTGGGCTTAGTTGTGGAGCGCATTCTTGATATTGTAGAAGAACCACTGACAGTTAAAGGTATCCCTAGTAGACCAGGAGTTTTGTTTTGTGCTGTGATTCAAGGACAAATCACAGAAATATTAGATATAGAGGCAGTGATTAACATGGTTAACCCTTATTTGTTGCAAGTGAGCGATCGTGGTTGA
- a CDS encoding AAA family ATPase → MTEVTLPPLIQQMLQPEFYPHPVTEPIRLSQTHVSYVLLTGDYAYKLKKPVNFGFLNFSTLEKRQHFCQEELRLNQRGAAELYLEVLPITQEGEKYHLGGAGEPVEYVLKMREFPQETLLSNLFAQGKLNEAHLEELGRVVAQYHAKTETNDYIRSFGEVPQIRAAFDENYEQTEKYIGGPQTQQQFDDSKAYTDKFFADRQELFHTRIQNHRIRECHGDLHLRNICLWQDKILLFDCIEFNEPFRFVDVMFDIAYAVMDLEAQARPDLSNAYLNTYLEQTGDWEGLEVLPIYLNRQSYVRAKVTSFLLDDPGVPAEIKQEAAQTAAKYYKLAWEYTQPKQGSLILMSGLSGSGKSTTAKYLARQLNAIHIRSDAVRKHLGGISLAERGGDDLYTPEMTQKTYARLLNLGTILANQGFTVILDAKYDRQQQRQEAISQAQQYQLPLQIVHCTAPVEVIRERLIHRTGDIADATVDLLASQLKQVETFSAAETPYVHTWDTTQANEAQLKLLREKRV, encoded by the coding sequence ATGACAGAAGTAACTCTTCCACCTTTAATTCAGCAGATGTTACAGCCTGAGTTTTATCCCCACCCTGTAACAGAACCAATTCGACTCAGCCAAACCCACGTTTCTTATGTGCTGTTAACAGGAGATTATGCCTATAAACTGAAAAAACCAGTGAATTTTGGGTTTTTGAATTTTTCGACTTTGGAGAAACGACAGCATTTTTGTCAGGAAGAATTACGACTAAATCAACGGGGCGCGGCTGAATTATATTTGGAAGTTTTACCCATCACCCAAGAAGGCGAAAAATATCATTTAGGCGGCGCAGGTGAGCCTGTAGAGTATGTACTCAAAATGCGCGAGTTTCCCCAAGAAACACTATTAAGTAACTTGTTTGCCCAAGGCAAGTTAAATGAAGCGCATTTAGAAGAATTGGGTCGTGTTGTGGCGCAGTATCATGCTAAAACCGAGACAAATGATTACATTCGCAGTTTTGGCGAAGTTCCGCAAATAAGGGCGGCGTTTGATGAAAACTACGAGCAAACGGAAAAATATATCGGTGGCCCCCAGACACAACAGCAGTTTGATGACAGCAAAGCTTATACTGATAAATTTTTTGCCGACAGACAAGAATTATTCCACACAAGAATTCAAAATCACCGCATTCGAGAATGTCATGGCGACTTACACCTGCGGAATATTTGTCTATGGCAAGATAAAATTCTCTTATTTGATTGCATAGAGTTTAACGAACCGTTTCGCTTTGTCGATGTCATGTTCGATATTGCTTATGCGGTGATGGATTTAGAAGCGCAAGCACGTCCAGACTTGAGTAATGCTTATTTAAATACCTATCTAGAGCAGACTGGCGACTGGGAAGGCTTAGAGGTATTACCAATATATTTAAACCGACAGTCTTATGTCCGGGCGAAAGTCACGTCATTTTTATTAGATGATCCTGGTGTTCCAGCAGAAATTAAACAAGAAGCAGCACAAACCGCCGCCAAATATTACAAGCTGGCTTGGGAATATACTCAACCCAAACAAGGAAGCCTAATTTTAATGTCGGGCTTGTCGGGTTCAGGGAAGAGTACAACCGCAAAATATTTGGCGCGACAATTGAACGCCATTCATATTCGCTCTGATGCGGTGCGGAAGCATTTGGGTGGCATTTCTTTGGCGGAACGGGGTGGTGATGATTTGTATACGCCGGAAATGACGCAAAAAACTTATGCACGGTTGTTAAACTTGGGAACTATACTAGCTAATCAAGGTTTCACTGTGATTTTAGATGCTAAGTATGACCGACAACAACAGCGACAAGAAGCTATTTCCCAAGCGCAACAGTACCAACTGCCTCTGCAAATTGTTCACTGTACAGCGCCTGTAGAAGTAATTCGAGAACGTCTCATTCATCGTACTGGTGATATTGCTGATGCTACGGTAGATTTATTAGCATCACAACTCAAGCAAGTGGAAACTTTTAGTGCAGCAGAAACACCTTACGTCCATACTTGGGATACAACTCAAGCAAATGAGGCACAATTAAAACTTCTGCGCGAGAAAAGGGTTTAA
- a CDS encoding IS1 family transposase, whose amino-acid sequence MQCPRCQSTQTTKNGHRKNRQCYKCKHCGRQFLESYHSWSYSNDIKQLCLKMYFKGMSLREIERVTEIHHTTVLHWLQQAQSTIDYVSKA is encoded by the coding sequence ATGCAATGTCCCCGTTGTCAATCAACGCAAACTACAAAGAATGGTCATCGTAAAAATCGACAATGCTACAAATGTAAACATTGTGGTCGTCAGTTTCTCGAATCTTACCATTCTTGGAGCTATTCAAACGATATCAAGCAACTTTGCTTAAAAATGTATTTCAAGGGGATGAGCCTACGAGAAATTGAACGTGTTACCGAAATTCACCACACAACTGTTTTACACTGGTTACAGCAAGCTCAGTCAACCATAGATTATGTTTCCAAAGCCTAA
- a CDS encoding adenylosuccinate synthase, with the protein MANVIVIGAQWGDEGKGKITDLLSRSADVVVRYQGGVNAGHTIVAQNQTFKLHLIPSGILYPDTECIIGCGTVIDPQVLIAELDQLEKLNISTAKLLISETAHVTMPYHRLIDKASEERRGSHKIGTTGRGIGPTYADKSERTGIRVLDLMDSEGLRDQLEWTINYKNVILEKLYNLPPLDPKKIIDEYLGYADRLRPYVIDTSLKIYDAILRRRNILFEGAQGTLLDLDHGTYPYVTSSNPVAGGACVGTGLGPTMIDRVIGVSKAYTTRVGEGPFPTELHGDLGEHLCDRGAEFGTTTGRKRRCGWFDAVIGRYAVRINGMDCMAITKLDVLDELEEIQVCVAYEIDGERCEHFPTSSRQFARCRPIYKTLPGWQQSTSDCRTLEDLPQQALDYLKFLAELMEVPIAIVSLGASRDQTIIVEDPIHGPKRALLHADGTPASLLSA; encoded by the coding sequence TTGGCTAACGTCATTGTCATAGGTGCTCAGTGGGGCGACGAAGGGAAGGGTAAAATCACCGACTTACTCAGCCGTTCCGCAGATGTAGTGGTACGTTACCAAGGGGGTGTCAATGCTGGGCATACAATCGTAGCTCAGAACCAAACTTTTAAACTCCACCTGATTCCCTCTGGTATTTTGTATCCAGATACCGAGTGCATCATTGGCTGTGGGACAGTCATTGATCCACAGGTTTTGATTGCAGAACTCGACCAACTAGAAAAACTCAATATTTCCACTGCCAAACTGTTGATATCTGAAACAGCCCATGTCACGATGCCATACCATCGGTTGATTGACAAGGCATCAGAAGAACGGCGGGGAAGCCATAAAATCGGGACAACCGGTCGAGGAATTGGCCCAACTTATGCTGATAAATCAGAGCGTACAGGCATCAGAGTTTTAGATTTGATGGACTCAGAAGGTCTGCGCGACCAGTTAGAGTGGACAATCAATTATAAAAACGTCATTTTAGAAAAACTTTACAACCTGCCGCCTTTAGACCCAAAAAAAATCATTGACGAGTATTTGGGTTATGCCGATCGCTTGCGTCCTTACGTAATTGATACATCGTTGAAAATATACGATGCCATTCTGCGAAGACGCAACATCTTGTTTGAAGGAGCGCAAGGTACACTCCTGGACTTAGATCATGGCACTTATCCTTATGTTACCTCCTCTAACCCCGTAGCAGGTGGAGCTTGCGTAGGTACAGGATTAGGGCCGACAATGATAGATCGGGTAATTGGCGTATCTAAAGCCTATACAACCCGTGTGGGAGAAGGGCCTTTCCCCACAGAGTTGCATGGAGATTTAGGCGAACATTTGTGCGATCGCGGCGCAGAATTCGGCACAACCACCGGACGTAAGCGGCGATGTGGCTGGTTTGATGCCGTAATTGGTCGCTATGCCGTCCGCATTAACGGGATGGATTGTATGGCCATCACCAAACTTGATGTGCTTGACGAATTAGAGGAAATTCAAGTTTGCGTCGCCTATGAAATAGATGGCGAACGCTGCGAACATTTCCCCACCAGTTCCCGTCAGTTTGCCCGTTGTCGCCCCATCTACAAAACCTTACCAGGATGGCAGCAGTCTACAAGTGACTGCCGTACCTTAGAAGACTTGCCACAGCAAGCCCTAGACTACCTAAAATTCTTAGCAGAATTAATGGAAGTCCCAATTGCGATCGTCTCTTTAGGCGCAAGCCGCGATCAAACCATAATTGTAGAAGACCCCATTCACGGCCCCAAACGTGCATTACTACACGCTGACGGCACACCTGCCTCCTTGCTGAGTGCATAG
- a CDS encoding ATP-binding protein → MNRIEQAQEKYSLLDQIPLGTFILDSEHTVLFWNCALEEWTKIPRYQILGNSINDYFPHLHQPRYAIRLKQIFEGGPPTIFSSQLHKYVIPVALPQDKYRIQHTTVTSVPALEGNGFYALFSIQDVTDLTFRVQEYKHLRDQALALAAERQQAKEAAESANRIKDEFLAIVSHELRSPLNPILGWSKLLRKRTLNEAASLRALETIERNAELQVQLIDDLLDISRILRGKLSLNLENVNLASTIEAALETVQLAAEAKSIQIQLHLDANIGQVKGDSSRLQQIVWNLLSNAVKFTPDGGQVNVYLTQVGSQAQIQVQDTGKGISGEFLPFVFEYFRQADSSITRRSGGLGLGLAIVRQLVELHGGRVWAESPGEEQGATFTVCLPAQPANQELVIAEKKLVGNSYPFSLISQPLEGIKLLIVDDDVDTREFMAFFLEQQGAIVTTAASAHTAWEAIAQSPPDLLLSDLGMPDVDGYALIRKVRSLPADQGGTIPAIALTAYAAETTQQLVFAAGFQLHIAKPADPAKLITAIAGLVHK, encoded by the coding sequence ATGAACAGAATTGAGCAAGCCCAAGAAAAATATAGCTTGTTAGACCAAATTCCTTTGGGAACTTTTATATTAGATTCGGAACACACCGTTTTATTTTGGAATTGTGCTTTAGAAGAATGGACAAAAATCCCCAGATATCAGATTTTAGGCAACTCAATTAATGATTATTTTCCCCATTTGCATCAACCTCGTTATGCAATTCGCTTAAAGCAAATTTTTGAAGGTGGGCCGCCGACAATTTTTTCTTCACAACTGCATAAATATGTGATTCCTGTAGCCTTACCGCAAGATAAATACCGCATTCAACACACAACCGTAACGTCTGTACCTGCATTAGAAGGTAATGGGTTTTATGCACTGTTTTCGATTCAAGATGTGACTGATTTAACTTTTAGAGTGCAGGAATACAAGCACTTACGAGATCAAGCTTTAGCCTTAGCCGCAGAACGTCAGCAAGCCAAAGAAGCCGCAGAGTCAGCCAACCGCATTAAAGATGAATTTCTCGCTATAGTTTCCCATGAACTGCGATCGCCCCTCAATCCGATTTTGGGTTGGTCAAAGCTACTCCGTAAACGCACCCTCAACGAAGCCGCCAGTCTTCGCGCCTTAGAAACAATCGAACGCAACGCCGAATTGCAGGTGCAACTCATTGATGATTTATTAGATATCTCTCGCATTCTGCGCGGTAAATTATCACTGAATTTAGAAAATGTTAACCTTGCTTCGACCATTGAAGCAGCCTTAGAAACAGTGCAATTGGCCGCAGAAGCCAAATCAATTCAAATTCAACTGCATCTTGATGCCAACATTGGACAAGTAAAAGGTGATAGCAGTCGTTTGCAACAAATTGTTTGGAATTTGTTATCGAACGCTGTCAAATTTACCCCAGATGGCGGCCAAGTGAATGTGTATTTAACCCAAGTAGGTTCCCAAGCCCAAATCCAAGTTCAGGATACAGGTAAAGGTATTAGTGGGGAATTTTTACCATTCGTATTTGAATATTTTCGTCAAGCAGATAGCAGCATTACGCGCAGATCAGGCGGACTAGGGCTAGGCTTGGCAATTGTTCGCCAATTAGTTGAGTTACATGGTGGCAGAGTTTGGGCAGAAAGTCCAGGGGAAGAACAAGGCGCAACATTTACAGTTTGTTTACCAGCCCAGCCAGCAAATCAAGAATTAGTCATAGCCGAAAAAAAATTAGTGGGTAATTCCTATCCCTTTTCTTTGATTTCTCAGCCCCTGGAAGGCATCAAACTGTTAATTGTGGATGACGATGTAGATACAAGGGAATTTATGGCATTTTTTTTGGAACAGCAAGGAGCCATCGTCACCACAGCTGCATCTGCCCATACAGCCTGGGAAGCCATCGCCCAGTCGCCGCCAGATTTACTCTTAAGTGATTTAGGGATGCCCGATGTTGATGGCTATGCGTTGATTCGCAAAGTGCGATCGCTGCCGGCTGATCAAGGTGGTACAATTCCTGCGATCGCCCTTACTGCTTATGCTGCTGAGACAACACAACAACTAGTCTTCGCAGCCGGATTTCAACTGCACATCGCCAAACCCGCCGATCCTGCCAAATTAATCACCGCCATTGCTGGACTAGTTCATAAGTAA